In the Argonema galeatum A003/A1 genome, one interval contains:
- the hemL gene encoding glutamate-1-semialdehyde 2,1-aminomutase: MVTTSFKTTKSEEIFAAAQKLMPGGVSSPVRAFKSVGGQPIVFDRVKGAYIWDIDGNQYIDYVGTWGPAICGHAHPEVIEALHNALAKGTSFGAPSVLENVLAEMVIDAVPSIEMVRFVNSGTEACMAVSRLMRAFTGRDKMIKFEGCYHGHADMFLVKAGSGVATLGLPDSPGVPKSTTVNTLTAPFNNLEAVKALFEENPNEIAGVILEPVVGNAGFIPPDAGFLEGLRLITRENGALLVFDEVMTGFRIAYGGAQEKFGITPDLTTLGKIIGGGLPVGAYGGRRDIMSMVAPSGPMYQAGTLSGNPLAMTAGIKTLELLQKSGTYDYLDRITKKLSDGLLQIAKEKGHAACGGQISGMFGLFFTSGPVHNYEDAKKSETAKFSRFHRGMLERGIYLAPSQFEAGFTSVAHTEEDIDRTLAAAREVMSSI, encoded by the coding sequence TTGGTCACCACTTCTTTTAAAACCACCAAATCAGAAGAGATTTTTGCTGCCGCTCAGAAATTGATGCCGGGAGGCGTCAGCTCACCCGTGCGAGCTTTCAAATCGGTGGGGGGACAACCGATAGTATTCGATCGCGTCAAAGGCGCTTACATCTGGGATATCGATGGCAACCAATACATCGACTACGTTGGCACTTGGGGGCCTGCAATCTGCGGTCATGCCCATCCTGAAGTGATCGAGGCGCTGCACAATGCCCTCGCAAAAGGCACCAGCTTCGGCGCTCCCTCCGTGCTAGAAAACGTCCTAGCTGAAATGGTCATCGATGCCGTTCCCAGCATTGAAATGGTGCGCTTTGTCAACTCCGGCACAGAAGCTTGCATGGCAGTTTCGCGCCTGATGCGAGCCTTCACAGGACGCGACAAAATGATCAAGTTTGAAGGTTGCTACCACGGTCACGCCGATATGTTTTTGGTCAAAGCGGGTTCAGGCGTCGCTACACTAGGCTTACCCGACTCTCCAGGTGTCCCCAAATCGACAACTGTCAATACCCTGACGGCTCCATTCAACAACTTAGAAGCTGTCAAAGCTTTGTTTGAAGAAAACCCCAACGAGATTGCTGGAGTAATTTTGGAACCAGTAGTGGGCAATGCTGGCTTTATACCGCCCGATGCAGGGTTTCTGGAAGGCTTGCGCCTGATTACGCGAGAAAATGGCGCTTTGCTTGTATTTGATGAGGTGATGACCGGCTTTCGGATTGCCTATGGCGGTGCCCAAGAAAAATTTGGCATCACCCCGGACTTGACAACTCTAGGTAAAATCATCGGTGGCGGCTTGCCTGTAGGAGCCTATGGCGGACGTAGAGATATCATGTCGATGGTTGCACCATCCGGGCCGATGTATCAAGCTGGGACGCTTTCCGGTAATCCTCTAGCCATGACTGCTGGGATTAAAACGCTGGAATTGCTGCAAAAATCGGGTACTTATGATTATCTAGACCGGATTACTAAAAAGCTGTCTGATGGTTTGCTGCAAATTGCCAAAGAAAAAGGCCATGCAGCCTGCGGCGGTCAAATCAGCGGTATGTTTGGTTTGTTCTTCACATCTGGCCCCGTCCACAATTATGAGGATGCCAAAAAGTCAGAAACAGCGAAGTTTAGCCGTTTCCATCGCGGTATGTTAGAGCGGGGGATCTACCTTGCACCGTCGCAGTTTGAAGCTGGGTTTACTTCTGTGGCTCATACAGAAGAAGATATCGATCGCACTTTGGCAGCAGCAAGGGAAGTGATGTCTAGTATTTGA
- a CDS encoding sensor histidine kinase — MSLPINFQKRLSNAPVKSASAWQSNPSGLQELGAQLAFTQNASGQYLSFYWQEAELYDLHPEAIASSPLSETFSPAAIGPYLERLQQILANRVPEHLNCQFHYKEHTFSFDLVISPILMPDGTATKVLVMGSQVQGLQEGTSSNKASGAAELTPTLGSEVDVSGELCHRLADKLSSSDDESDRSCKNYQKLLSKISRNIRRTLDLDTIWQQAVDDLGQGLDVASCIICPYKSPSEEVKIVAEYRQESVRSQLGQKLKLNKPFLTKALTTLEPLVVEQELNSEDQQDLILVVATCYQNQPNGLIRLARQNSLGNWTAEEIELVREIADQVGTALAHATLYKELEQARQEAEEASRLKSEFLANTSHELRTPLNGMLGFLKLIMEGMTDDPEEQMEFIEEAYRSAIHLLNIINDILDIAKIEAGKMELELGQVDLDEVLSDVEDFTKTQAVQKKLSFRIQRPPTRDKIIIYGNYQRLLQVMLNLVGNAIKFTHEGGVLIAAEIVRKKVMVQNQELPGTVKVRVIDTGIGVSLEKQDRLFQSFSQVDGSRTRQYGGTGLGLTISQKLIEAMKGVVNFYSLGEGLGSTVTFTVPLYQDVVMVSEQQTDGLDALM, encoded by the coding sequence ATGAGCTTGCCTATAAATTTCCAAAAACGGCTTTCTAATGCTCCTGTTAAATCAGCATCCGCTTGGCAAAGCAATCCGAGCGGTTTGCAGGAGTTAGGGGCTCAGTTGGCATTTACCCAAAACGCATCAGGCCAATACTTATCATTTTATTGGCAGGAAGCAGAGCTATATGACCTGCACCCAGAAGCGATCGCCTCTAGTCCTCTGAGCGAAACTTTTAGCCCAGCGGCAATAGGCCCATATCTGGAGCGTTTGCAACAAATTCTGGCAAATAGAGTGCCAGAACATTTGAATTGCCAGTTCCATTACAAAGAACATACATTCAGCTTCGATCTAGTTATTAGCCCGATTTTGATGCCCGATGGCACCGCTACAAAGGTGCTGGTGATGGGTTCCCAAGTACAGGGACTACAGGAGGGGACAAGCTCTAACAAAGCAAGTGGGGCAGCAGAATTGACTCCTACCTTGGGGTCAGAAGTAGATGTATCGGGTGAATTGTGCCATCGTCTCGCAGATAAATTATCCTCATCCGATGACGAAAGCGATCGATCTTGTAAAAATTACCAAAAACTACTAAGCAAAATTTCCCGCAATATTCGGCGCACGCTGGATCTGGATACCATTTGGCAGCAAGCGGTAGACGATCTGGGACAGGGACTGGACGTGGCCAGCTGCATCATCTGCCCTTATAAAAGCCCCAGCGAGGAAGTAAAAATAGTAGCCGAGTACCGTCAAGAATCGGTTCGATCGCAACTAGGGCAAAAACTAAAGCTAAACAAACCATTCTTAACTAAAGCACTCACAACCCTGGAACCGTTGGTGGTAGAACAGGAATTGAATTCAGAAGACCAACAGGACTTAATACTGGTGGTCGCTACTTGCTATCAAAACCAACCAAACGGTTTAATTAGGCTGGCTCGGCAGAATAGCTTGGGCAACTGGACAGCCGAAGAAATAGAACTGGTGCGAGAAATAGCTGATCAAGTCGGTACTGCTCTAGCTCATGCCACTCTATACAAAGAATTGGAACAAGCTCGTCAGGAAGCGGAGGAAGCCTCTCGCCTCAAAAGCGAGTTTTTGGCCAATACCTCCCACGAACTCCGCACCCCGCTAAACGGGATGTTAGGGTTCCTCAAGCTAATTATGGAGGGAATGACAGACGATCCAGAAGAGCAAATGGAATTTATCGAGGAAGCCTATCGATCGGCCATACACCTGCTCAATATCATCAACGATATCTTGGATATCGCCAAGATAGAAGCTGGCAAGATGGAGCTAGAATTAGGCCAGGTAGATTTAGACGAAGTGTTGAGCGACGTTGAAGATTTTACTAAAACCCAGGCGGTACAAAAGAAGCTCAGCTTCCGCATTCAAAGGCCACCCACCAGAGACAAAATTATCATTTACGGCAACTACCAACGCCTGTTGCAGGTGATGTTAAATCTCGTGGGAAATGCGATCAAATTTACCCATGAAGGTGGCGTGCTGATAGCAGCCGAAATTGTCAGAAAGAAAGTTATGGTTCAAAACCAGGAACTCCCTGGAACGGTGAAAGTGCGCGTGATAGATACGGGCATCGGGGTGTCTTTAGAAAAGCAGGACAGACTGTTTCAATCCTTCAGCCAAGTGGATGGCTCTCGCACCCGCCAGTACGGTGGAACGGGCTTGGGATTGACTATTTCCCAAAAACTTATAGAAGCTATGAAAGGAGTGGTGAATTTTTATAGTCTGGGTGAAGGATTGGGCTCGACCGTTACCTTCACCGTGCCGCTGTATCAAGATGTGGTGATGGTTTCCGAACAACAAACCGATGGACTGGATGCTTTAATGTAA
- a CDS encoding YajQ family cyclic di-GMP-binding protein, giving the protein MASTYSFDIVSDFDYQELVNTVDQTIREIQSRYDLKDTKTTVELGKEEITVNTDSEFTLSAIHTILQTKAAKRNLSLKIFEYGKVESASGNRVRQEIKLKKGISQEIAKQITKLIRDEFKKLQAAIQGDAVRVSAKSKDDLQLVIQRLKQEDFPVDLQFTNYR; this is encoded by the coding sequence ATGGCTTCTACGTATTCATTTGACATCGTTAGCGACTTCGACTATCAAGAATTGGTCAATACTGTAGACCAAACCATACGAGAAATTCAAAGCCGCTACGACCTCAAAGACACAAAAACTACCGTAGAATTAGGGAAAGAGGAGATTACGGTTAACACCGACAGCGAATTTACTTTGAGCGCTATTCACACAATTCTGCAAACAAAAGCGGCTAAGCGCAATCTTTCCCTGAAAATCTTTGAGTACGGCAAAGTTGAATCAGCTAGTGGCAATCGGGTTCGTCAAGAAATCAAACTCAAAAAGGGTATAAGTCAGGAAATCGCCAAACAAATCACCAAATTGATTCGCGACGAGTTTAAAAAGTTACAAGCCGCGATTCAAGGAGATGCCGTTCGAGTTTCCGCTAAGTCCAAAGATGACTTGCAATTGGTGATTCAGCGATTGAAACAAGAAGACTTTCCGGTTGACTTGCAATTCACAAACTATCGCTAA
- a CDS encoding GAF domain-containing sensor histidine kinase has translation MTERGSDLYQKLPIQIGRKIRGTLDIDTIWQETVDTLGPVLNVTRCIIYSYKNFSPQVPVVAEYRQEPFESMLGHLLWLADEPALANALAKAEPVIIEHSVPLENGASLSVSRLQSLSILAVATRYRNLPNGIISLHQCDRSRQWTTDEIELVQEIADQVGACVAHVNLHHELEESRQQAQEATLLKSQFLTTISHELRTPLNGTIGFLKLILDDMVDEPEEQREFTQEAFLSSLHLLNIINDILDIANLKNQHIQMELSAVKLDELLSAVEKLARMQVEKKNLSFSIELPATYDEIILYGNYQRLLQVMLNLVGNAIKFTNEGGVTISVEVLKNKVVFQNLELPGMVKIRVEDTGIGVPLEKLDKLFGIFTKGDGSLTSRFGGTGLGLSISQKLVEAMGGAVDFYSMGEDLGSTVTFTVPLYQEPVIISTDF, from the coding sequence GTGACTGAGCGAGGTTCAGATCTATACCAAAAACTGCCGATCCAAATTGGCAGGAAGATTCGGGGCACACTCGATATCGATACAATTTGGCAGGAGACAGTTGATACTCTTGGGCCAGTCCTGAATGTGACGCGGTGTATCATTTACTCTTATAAAAATTTCAGTCCGCAAGTGCCGGTGGTAGCAGAATATCGCCAAGAGCCTTTTGAGTCTATGCTTGGTCACTTACTATGGTTAGCCGATGAGCCGGCCTTAGCTAATGCCTTAGCTAAGGCAGAACCCGTGATAATAGAGCATAGCGTACCTCTGGAGAATGGAGCCAGTTTGAGCGTATCTAGGCTACAGTCTTTATCGATCCTCGCCGTCGCCACAAGGTATCGAAACCTTCCCAATGGCATAATTAGCCTGCATCAGTGCGATCGATCGCGCCAGTGGACGACCGACGAGATAGAATTGGTGCAGGAAATAGCAGATCAAGTCGGTGCCTGCGTCGCTCATGTCAATCTTCATCATGAGTTAGAAGAAAGCCGCCAGCAAGCTCAAGAAGCCACCCTCCTGAAAAGCCAGTTTCTAACCACTATTTCCCACGAACTTCGCACTCCCCTTAACGGCACAATTGGGTTTTTGAAGCTGATCTTAGATGATATGGTGGACGAGCCAGAAGAACAGCGTGAATTTACTCAAGAAGCCTTCCTCTCGTCTTTGCATCTTCTCAATATAATCAACGATATCTTGGATATTGCCAACCTCAAAAACCAACATATCCAGATGGAATTGTCAGCAGTTAAACTGGATGAACTGTTGAGCGCAGTTGAAAAATTGGCGAGAATGCAGGTTGAGAAAAAGAATTTGAGCTTTAGCATTGAACTACCAGCCACCTACGACGAAATCATCCTGTATGGAAACTATCAACGGCTGTTACAGGTAATGCTAAATTTGGTAGGAAATGCGATCAAATTTACTAATGAAGGTGGCGTGACTATCAGCGTCGAAGTATTGAAAAATAAGGTCGTGTTTCAAAACCTAGAGCTACCCGGCATGGTTAAAATCCGAGTAGAGGATACTGGCATTGGTGTGCCGTTGGAAAAATTAGACAAACTTTTCGGGATTTTTACTAAAGGAGATGGTTCTCTCACTAGCAGATTCGGTGGAACGGGTTTAGGACTCTCCATTTCTCAAAAACTTGTGGAAGCTATGGGCGGTGCTGTAGATTTCTATAGTATGGGGGAAGATTTGGGTTCAACCGTGACATTCACTGTACCGCTATATCAAGAACCCGTCATAATTTCAACGGACTTTTAA
- a CDS encoding DNA recombination-mediator protein A, translated as MNQAIELPKVDELVQELATIQQTGSKRIALLGSRHVPITHQHLIEMMSYALVLSGNLLITSGATGTNAAAIRGAMRADAKLLTVILPQSLERQPLESRQQLEQVMHLVEKPENDHLSLGEASALCNQEIVSRCQQLISFAFHDSRTLLQTCKDAEDQRKLVTLFYFD; from the coding sequence TTGAATCAAGCGATAGAGTTGCCAAAAGTCGATGAATTAGTCCAAGAACTAGCGACGATCCAGCAAACGGGTTCCAAGCGTATTGCTCTGTTAGGATCGCGCCACGTTCCCATTACCCATCAGCACTTAATAGAGATGATGAGCTATGCCTTGGTTTTATCCGGCAATCTGCTGATCACCTCTGGTGCTACGGGCACTAATGCGGCTGCCATAAGGGGAGCAATGCGGGCTGATGCGAAGTTATTAACGGTAATCCTGCCCCAAAGTCTAGAGCGTCAGCCCCTAGAATCGCGCCAGCAGCTCGAACAGGTGATGCACTTGGTGGAAAAGCCAGAAAACGATCATCTATCTCTGGGTGAAGCTAGCGCCCTCTGCAATCAGGAAATTGTATCTAGGTGCCAGCAGCTGATTTCCTTTGCTTTTCATGACAGCCGCACGCTGCTACAAACCTGTAAAGATGCCGAAGATCAACGAAAATTAGTGACTTTGTTTTACTTTGATTAG
- the lepA gene encoding translation elongation factor 4: MTDVPVSHIRNFSIIAHIDHGKSTLADRLLQVTGTVADRDMKAQFLDNMELERERGITIKLQAARMNYKAKDGQHYVLNLIDTPGHVDFSYEVSRSLAACEGALLVVDASQGVEAQTLANVYLALENNLEIIPVLNKIDLPGAEPERVRGEIEEIIGLDCSGAILTSAKEGIGIDEILESIVHLVPPPQDTVSQPLRALIFDSYYDSYRGVIVYFRVMDGTVKKGDRIRLMVSGKEYVIDELGVLSPTQIQVDSLHAGEVGYIAAAIKAVEDARVGDTITLANAPAAEPFPGYAQAKPMVFCGMFPIDADQFADLRESLEKLKLNDAALSYEPETSSAMGFGFRCGFLGLLHMEIVQERLEREYNLDLIITAPSVVYRVITIKGEELYIDNPSHLPDPQYRERIEEPYVKVDMITPEEYVGTLMELSQTRRGVFKDMKYLTQGRTTLTYELPLAEVVTDFFDQMKSRSRGYASMEYHLIGYRDNTLVRLDILINNDPVDSLAMIVHRDKAYNVGRGLVEKLKELIPRHQFKIPLQASIGSRIVASEHIPALRKDVLAKCYGGDISRKKKLLQKQAKGKKRMKAIGTVDVPQEAFMAVLRLDKE; the protein is encoded by the coding sequence ATGACTGACGTGCCCGTTTCTCACATCCGCAATTTTTCCATCATTGCCCACATCGACCACGGTAAGTCTACCCTGGCTGACCGTCTTTTGCAGGTTACCGGAACTGTGGCCGATCGCGATATGAAGGCACAGTTCCTCGATAATATGGAGCTAGAAAGAGAACGCGGCATTACGATTAAGCTGCAAGCAGCCCGGATGAACTACAAGGCCAAAGATGGGCAGCATTACGTTCTCAACCTGATTGACACCCCCGGTCACGTGGATTTTTCCTACGAGGTGTCGCGCTCTTTGGCCGCCTGTGAGGGAGCGCTGCTGGTAGTGGATGCCTCCCAGGGGGTAGAAGCTCAAACCCTGGCGAATGTTTATTTGGCTTTAGAGAATAATCTGGAAATTATCCCCGTTTTGAATAAGATTGACCTACCTGGTGCCGAACCAGAGCGGGTGAGGGGAGAAATCGAAGAAATTATTGGCTTAGATTGTAGTGGGGCCATTCTTACTTCGGCAAAAGAAGGAATCGGGATTGACGAAATTCTGGAATCGATCGTTCATTTGGTGCCGCCACCCCAAGATACCGTATCCCAACCGCTGCGGGCGTTGATTTTCGATAGTTACTACGACAGCTATCGAGGTGTGATTGTTTACTTCCGGGTGATGGATGGTACGGTGAAGAAAGGCGATCGCATTCGTCTGATGGTTAGCGGTAAAGAATACGTAATTGATGAGTTAGGGGTGCTTTCCCCCACCCAAATTCAAGTGGACTCACTCCACGCCGGAGAAGTAGGCTACATAGCGGCGGCAATTAAAGCGGTGGAAGATGCCCGTGTGGGCGACACCATTACCTTAGCAAATGCGCCAGCAGCCGAGCCATTTCCCGGTTACGCGCAAGCCAAACCGATGGTGTTTTGCGGGATGTTCCCAATAGATGCGGATCAGTTTGCAGATTTGCGGGAATCTTTAGAAAAGTTGAAGCTAAACGACGCCGCTTTATCTTACGAACCGGAAACTTCCAGCGCGATGGGATTTGGTTTCCGCTGCGGTTTCTTGGGTTTGCTGCACATGGAAATCGTGCAAGAACGCCTGGAGAGAGAATACAATCTCGATTTAATTATCACAGCACCTTCCGTGGTTTATCGAGTCATCACCATTAAAGGTGAGGAGTTATACATCGATAATCCCAGCCATTTACCAGATCCGCAATACCGGGAAAGAATCGAAGAACCTTATGTCAAAGTAGACATGATTACGCCGGAAGAATATGTCGGTACTTTGATGGAATTATCTCAAACTCGGCGCGGCGTTTTCAAAGATATGAAATATCTTACCCAAGGACGAACCACCCTGACTTATGAGTTGCCTTTGGCGGAAGTAGTGACGGACTTTTTCGATCAAATGAAGTCTCGCTCTCGCGGATATGCCAGTATGGAATATCATTTGATTGGCTATCGCGACAATACTTTGGTGCGTTTGGATATTCTCATCAATAACGATCCGGTAGATTCTTTGGCGATGATTGTCCACCGAGATAAAGCTTACAATGTGGGTCGAGGTTTGGTGGAAAAACTGAAGGAATTGATTCCTCGCCACCAGTTTAAGATTCCTCTGCAAGCGTCGATCGGCAGTCGTATAGTTGCTAGCGAACATATTCCGGCGTTGCGGAAGGATGTGTTGGCAAAATGTTACGGTGGGGATATTTCCCGGAAGAAGAAGTTGCTTCAGAAGCAGGCGAAGGGGAAAAAGCGCATGAAAGCGATCGGTACTGTGGATGTGCCGCAGGAAGCTTTTATGGCGGTTCTGCGTTTGGATAAGGAGTAG
- a CDS encoding MAPEG family protein, which translates to MTLSQLPVPTIFLYCIAIAAVLVYAPFVLVAYARLGLGKEALAAPRAVFDRLPPYAQRATWAHQNAFEAFMLFAAAALMAYVTGVDRSVAVGAALAFLVARLLHSVFYIANIPLARSLMFGIGSICTATLIIFSLLQANTN; encoded by the coding sequence ATGACGCTATCGCAACTTCCGGTGCCTACTATTTTTTTGTACTGTATCGCCATAGCCGCTGTTCTAGTTTATGCTCCCTTTGTGCTGGTAGCTTATGCCCGTCTGGGCTTGGGAAAAGAAGCTTTAGCGGCTCCCAGAGCGGTGTTCGATCGACTGCCTCCCTATGCTCAAAGAGCAACTTGGGCGCATCAAAATGCGTTTGAAGCGTTTATGCTGTTTGCAGCAGCAGCGCTGATGGCTTACGTGACTGGTGTAGATCGGTCGGTGGCGGTGGGAGCTGCTCTAGCATTTTTGGTGGCGAGGTTGCTACACTCGGTTTTTTATATTGCGAACATACCTCTAGCGCGATCGCTCATGTTCGGCATTGGCAGCATTTGCACTGCTACTCTAATCATCTTTAGTCTGCTGCAAGCTAATACAAATTAG
- a CDS encoding ChaB family protein translates to MLYKTNQDLPADVRSSLSEAAQELYRAAFNCAIHWYGEESKAHHVARCAVRNQAVSLNSTIGSDPEPVPA, encoded by the coding sequence ATGTTATACAAAACGAATCAAGATTTACCTGCGGATGTGCGCTCTAGCCTTTCTGAGGCGGCCCAAGAATTATACCGAGCGGCGTTTAACTGTGCTATTCATTGGTATGGCGAAGAGTCTAAAGCTCACCATGTTGCTAGGTGCGCTGTCAGAAATCAGGCCGTAAGTCTTAACAGTACCATTGGTAGCGACCCAGAACCAGTTCCAGCTTAA
- the hisIE gene encoding bifunctional phosphoribosyl-AMP cyclohydrolase/phosphoribosyl-ATP diphosphatase HisIE — MAAVDSTALTESIPIEQIRYDERGLVPAIIQDYLDGTVLMMAWMNRESLEKTLSTGRTWFWSRSREQLWPKGETSGHVQKVKSLRYDCDSDALLIGVEQVGDIACHTGERSCFHQVDGGKAAPPPDTLSQVYEVICDRRDHPTENSYTCKLLDGGDNKILKKIGEEAAEVVMACKDDDKEAIAGEVADLLYHTLVALAHHRVDVKAVYRKLQDRRR, encoded by the coding sequence ATGGCTGCTGTGGATTCAACTGCCCTTACCGAGTCTATCCCTATTGAGCAAATCCGCTACGACGAACGCGGATTGGTGCCAGCAATTATCCAGGATTATCTGGATGGCACTGTGTTGATGATGGCTTGGATGAATCGGGAGTCGCTGGAAAAAACTCTCTCAACGGGAAGAACCTGGTTTTGGAGTCGATCGCGTGAGCAATTGTGGCCCAAGGGGGAAACATCCGGCCACGTTCAGAAGGTGAAAAGTCTTCGCTATGACTGCGATAGCGACGCCCTGCTGATTGGTGTTGAGCAGGTGGGAGATATTGCCTGCCACACGGGTGAGCGGAGTTGTTTTCATCAAGTAGATGGGGGAAAGGCAGCGCCACCACCGGATACTTTGTCGCAAGTGTATGAGGTAATTTGCGATCGTCGCGACCATCCCACAGAGAATTCCTATACCTGCAAGCTGCTAGATGGTGGCGATAACAAGATTTTGAAAAAGATTGGGGAAGAAGCCGCTGAAGTGGTGATGGCTTGCAAGGATGATGATAAAGAGGCGATCGCAGGCGAAGTAGCCGATCTATTGTATCATACTTTGGTTGCCTTAGCTCACCATCGGGTTGACGTGAAAGCAGTTTATCGCAAATTGCAAGACCGCCGACGGTAA
- a CDS encoding phosphotransacetylase family protein, with product MPKSAKYLLIGSTESYCGKSAVILGLAHQLKEKKLDIAYGKPLGTCWSDDRTDGIDEDVRFLADNLNLPQNRVLKTLLFLDEATISKRIGGQDTVDYRFELEQYRQVQGGELALLEGPGTLDEGSLFEMSLLEVAEVVDASILLVARLESVRSVHKILSAKQRLGDRLLGVLLNDVPANQLEMAQTEIKPFLEGRNIPLLGILPRSALLRSVSVRELVHQLNAEVICRKDRLDLMVESLTIGAMNVNSALKYFRKGRNMAVVTGGDRADIQLAALETSTQCLILTGHVPPPDFILTRAEDLEIPILSVDLDTLTTVEIINHAFGQVRLQEPIKVQCVRQLMAEHFDIDRLIGKLGLKSAVTLP from the coding sequence GTGCCGAAATCTGCTAAATATCTGCTGATTGGGTCAACCGAGTCTTATTGTGGCAAGTCAGCGGTCATCTTGGGATTGGCCCACCAGTTAAAGGAAAAAAAACTGGATATTGCCTACGGTAAGCCGCTGGGAACCTGTTGGAGTGATGACCGCACCGATGGTATAGATGAGGATGTCAGGTTTTTGGCCGACAATCTCAACCTGCCGCAGAACCGAGTGCTGAAAACGCTTTTATTTCTAGATGAAGCAACGATCTCTAAACGGATCGGAGGCCAAGATACGGTTGATTATCGCTTTGAACTGGAGCAATATCGCCAGGTTCAGGGTGGAGAACTGGCGTTGCTGGAAGGGCCGGGTACTCTGGATGAGGGCAGTCTGTTTGAAATGTCCTTGCTGGAGGTAGCAGAGGTGGTTGATGCCTCAATTCTGCTGGTAGCCCGCTTGGAATCGGTGCGATCGGTGCATAAGATATTGTCAGCAAAGCAGCGCTTGGGCGATCGCTTGCTGGGCGTTTTGCTAAACGATGTTCCCGCCAATCAGCTGGAAATGGCTCAAACAGAGATTAAGCCATTTTTGGAGGGGCGGAATATTCCCCTGTTGGGAATTCTACCCCGGAGTGCTTTGCTACGCAGTGTCAGCGTCAGAGAACTGGTACACCAACTGAATGCTGAGGTGATCTGTCGTAAGGACCGTTTGGATCTGATGGTGGAAAGCCTGACAATTGGTGCGATGAATGTAAATTCGGCCTTGAAGTACTTCCGCAAAGGCAGGAATATGGCAGTGGTTACTGGTGGCGATCGCGCGGATATCCAGTTGGCAGCTCTAGAAACCTCCACCCAGTGTCTGATCTTAACCGGGCACGTACCCCCGCCCGACTTTATCCTCACTCGTGCTGAAGATTTAGAGATTCCGATTTTGTCAGTAGACCTGGATACCCTCACAACGGTAGAAATCATCAACCACGCTTTCGGTCAGGTGCGCCTGCAAGAACCGATCAAAGTGCAGTGCGTGCGCCAGTTAATGGCAGAACACTTTGACATCGATCGGTTAATAGGCAAACTGGGACTAAAGTCTGCTGTGACGCTACCGTAA
- the ebsA gene encoding type IV pilus biogenesis protein EbsA yields MTVDQLPPADPRRVNVYMPYYQGNKRTLLPQAISLYEKGVLEGKRKIEGGESIPFVATWNVAALPSDLTRCRLQFDGNAELSYEITLANNEFVSFLIEVITIFKTSRSIDFNKAFYRKLLRLDE; encoded by the coding sequence ATGACTGTCGATCAACTGCCACCAGCCGACCCCCGGAGAGTCAACGTCTATATGCCCTACTACCAAGGTAACAAGCGCACTTTGTTACCCCAGGCTATAAGTCTTTATGAAAAAGGGGTTTTGGAGGGAAAACGCAAAATAGAAGGAGGAGAGAGTATCCCCTTCGTTGCGACCTGGAATGTGGCCGCGCTACCATCAGATCTTACCCGCTGTCGCTTGCAGTTTGATGGTAATGCAGAACTGAGTTATGAAATCACCCTGGCTAATAATGAATTTGTTAGCTTCTTAATAGAAGTCATAACGATTTTTAAGACCTCTCGTTCAATCGATTTTAACAAAGCGTTCTACCGTAAGCTGCTGCGCTTGGATGAATAG